The following coding sequences lie in one Fimbriiglobus ruber genomic window:
- a CDS encoding Gfo/Idh/MocA family protein — MIRIGIVGIGFMGRIHYLAARHLQGARITAVCSRDKEKLAGDWRNTRGNFGPEPGHVDLSGLKKYEWYEDLLADPEIDLIDVCNPTHLHPEFAIAALKAGKHVLVEKAIALQPEQADAMLAAARSAKKLLMVAHVLPFFPEFRFAAETIRDGTYGKLVAAHFRRVIAMPDWSAEIADASKTGGPAVDLHVHDTHFIGLVCGVPKHVFSTGTVNGDAVNYLTTSYLYGPGGPVVTCSSGAVASSGRPFVHGYEIYLEKATLSYASDGSPLTVYTNDGKSTQPTVQGGGDPLAAFTSEIQAAVEGVRTGREPDLLSGQLARDALVLCYKECESVRTGRQVAM, encoded by the coding sequence GTGATCCGCATCGGCATCGTCGGCATCGGCTTCATGGGCCGGATTCACTACCTCGCCGCCCGACACCTCCAGGGCGCACGCATCACGGCAGTCTGCAGCCGCGACAAGGAAAAGCTCGCGGGCGACTGGCGGAACACCCGGGGGAATTTCGGGCCGGAGCCGGGCCACGTTGACCTCTCCGGGCTGAAAAAGTACGAGTGGTATGAAGACCTTCTAGCCGACCCGGAGATCGACCTGATCGACGTCTGCAACCCGACGCACTTGCACCCCGAGTTCGCCATCGCGGCCCTGAAGGCGGGCAAGCACGTCCTGGTCGAGAAGGCGATCGCGCTGCAACCCGAGCAGGCCGACGCGATGCTGGCGGCCGCGCGGTCCGCCAAGAAACTGCTCATGGTCGCCCACGTGCTACCGTTCTTCCCGGAGTTCCGCTTCGCGGCTGAGACGATCCGCGACGGGACTTACGGCAAGCTGGTCGCCGCCCACTTCCGCCGGGTGATCGCGATGCCCGACTGGTCGGCCGAGATCGCGGACGCCAGCAAGACCGGCGGCCCGGCGGTCGACCTGCACGTCCACGACACGCACTTCATCGGCCTCGTCTGCGGGGTGCCGAAGCACGTGTTTTCGACCGGCACGGTAAACGGCGACGCGGTGAACTACCTGACGACCTCGTACCTGTACGGCCCCGGCGGCCCGGTCGTGACGTGTTCCAGTGGGGCGGTGGCCTCGTCCGGCCGCCCGTTCGTCCACGGGTACGAGATCTACCTGGAGAAAGCGACGCTTTCCTACGCGTCCGACGGCAGCCCGCTGACCGTCTACACGAACGATGGCAAGTCGACTCAGCCGACGGTGCAGGGCGGGGGCGATCCGCTCGCGGCGTTCACGTCCGAAATCCAGGCGGCCGTCGAAGGCGTGCGCACGGGCCGGGAGCCGGACCTTCTGAGCGGGCAACTCGCGCGTGACGCACTCGTGCTGTGCTACAAGGAATGCGAATCCGTCCGGACGGGCCGCCAGGTGGCGATGTGA
- a CDS encoding sigma-70 family RNA polymerase sigma factor — protein MTTDVDRLILDARAGDPATLGRLLELYRNYLRLLARIEIGRRLQGKVDASDVVQEVFLDAHRYFPSFRGEAEPQFVHWLREILAGTLANQVRRYLGTRARDARLEREIGGDVNHSSFALGLIPADRGSSPSEHASKGEQTLLIAEALSRLPEDYQTVIVLRHLEGLSFPQIAERMGRTVDSVEKLWLRGLTKLRKAFGADQ, from the coding sequence GTGACGACGGATGTAGACCGACTCATTCTCGATGCGCGGGCCGGCGACCCAGCCACACTCGGCCGCCTGTTGGAGCTGTATCGCAACTATTTGCGGCTACTGGCTCGGATCGAGATCGGCCGTCGACTCCAGGGGAAGGTCGACGCTTCGGACGTCGTTCAGGAAGTGTTTCTGGACGCCCACAGATATTTCCCGTCGTTCCGCGGCGAAGCCGAGCCTCAGTTCGTTCACTGGTTGCGGGAAATCCTGGCCGGGACGCTCGCGAATCAGGTCCGCCGATACCTCGGAACGCGGGCACGAGATGCCCGGCTGGAGCGCGAGATCGGGGGCGACGTCAATCACTCGTCGTTCGCACTAGGCCTGATCCCCGCGGACCGGGGGAGTTCGCCGAGCGAACACGCGTCCAAGGGCGAGCAAACGCTGCTGATCGCCGAGGCGTTGAGCCGGTTGCCCGAGGACTATCAGACCGTTATTGTTCTTCGCCACCTGGAAGGATTGAGCTTCCCGCAAATCGCGGAGCGGATGGGGCGGACCGTCGACAGCGTCGAGAAGTTGTGGCTCCGGGGGCTCACCAAGCTGCGGAAGGCGTTTGGGGCGGACCAATGA
- a CDS encoding type II toxin-antitoxin system Phd/YefM family antitoxin: protein MQTITLEEAQNHLADIIEKLAPGEEVVITRGVRPVAKLVLTPCEAPQPVPGRGKGMLTIISEDNDHLKDFDEYMP from the coding sequence ATGCAAACGATCACGCTGGAAGAAGCCCAGAATCATCTGGCTGACATTATTGAAAAGTTGGCCCCGGGCGAGGAAGTTGTCATTACCCGCGGTGTCCGACCGGTGGCCAAACTCGTCTTGACGCCGTGCGAAGCACCGCAGCCGGTGCCGGGTCGCGGTAAGGGGATGTTGACCATCATCTCGGAAGATAATGATCATTTAAAAGATTTTGACGAGTATATGCCGTGA
- a CDS encoding methyltransferase domain-containing protein, giving the protein MWDAATYLKFSDERSRPFADLMSQVRTAEPEWIIDLGCGTGALAKTLSERWPGARVVGVDSSKEMLSQATPLAIPGRLEYEQADIATWSTQRPLDLVVSNAALQWVNDHDGVLTRLAKMLVPGGTLAVQMPDRSHTPSQVAVEDAVADPRWSSTLQNVGLHRKSVEPLAWYVHHLHDLGFKVNAWETTYYHILTGENPVLEWLKGTALRPLLACLRGEQTEEFLRVLGSRLKDAYPAREGITVFPMPRVFFVATR; this is encoded by the coding sequence ATGTGGGACGCGGCCACGTATCTGAAATTCTCCGATGAACGGTCGCGTCCGTTCGCCGATTTGATGTCCCAGGTGCGCACGGCCGAGCCTGAATGGATCATCGACCTCGGCTGTGGAACGGGGGCGTTGGCAAAGACCTTATCCGAGCGCTGGCCCGGAGCCCGAGTGGTCGGAGTGGATAGCTCGAAAGAGATGTTGTCCCAGGCAACGCCCCTGGCGATCCCCGGTCGCCTGGAATACGAACAGGCCGACATTGCCACCTGGTCGACCCAGCGCCCGCTCGATCTCGTCGTTAGCAACGCGGCGTTGCAGTGGGTCAACGATCACGACGGGGTTCTTACGCGGTTGGCGAAGATGCTGGTCCCCGGCGGTACGTTGGCGGTCCAGATGCCCGACCGATCTCACACCCCGAGCCAGGTGGCGGTCGAGGACGCCGTGGCGGACCCCAGATGGTCATCGACGCTTCAGAACGTCGGCTTGCACCGGAAATCCGTCGAACCGCTCGCGTGGTACGTCCACCACTTGCACGACCTGGGGTTCAAGGTCAACGCCTGGGAAACGACCTACTATCACATCCTGACTGGCGAAAACCCCGTGTTGGAATGGCTCAAAGGGACGGCCCTCCGCCCGCTCTTGGCTTGTCTCCGAGGGGAGCAAACGGAAGAGTTTCTTCGGGTACTCGGGAGCCGTTTGAAGGACGCCTATCCCGCGAGGGAAGGCATCACGGTATTCCCCATGCCCCGCGTGTTCTTCGTCGCGACTCGCTGA
- a CDS encoding intradiol ring-cleavage dioxygenase, whose protein sequence is MDFFPTRRNFLRGGMVLGAAAFATPGAFADQLLRTPPQTEGPFYPDKLPLDTDNDLIIVNNSLTPAVGEITHLTGRILDTSGQPIKNAIIEIWQCDAKAVYIHTADSGHKQSQQDKNFQGFGRFATSSKGEYYFRTIKPVAYPGRPAPHIHFKIKKGGRDLLTSQFFVEGHPGNARDGVVRGLRDPIDRELTMAVFTPVKESKVGELAASFDIVVGRTPDEDRMEGRRTSNR, encoded by the coding sequence ATGGATTTCTTCCCGACGCGCCGCAATTTCCTCCGCGGGGGCATGGTTCTCGGGGCCGCCGCGTTCGCTACGCCGGGGGCGTTCGCGGATCAACTTCTCCGCACGCCGCCGCAAACCGAGGGGCCGTTTTACCCGGACAAACTGCCGCTCGACACGGACAACGACCTCATCATCGTGAACAACAGCCTGACGCCCGCGGTCGGCGAGATCACCCACCTCACGGGCCGCATCCTCGACACGTCCGGGCAGCCGATCAAGAACGCGATCATCGAGATCTGGCAGTGCGACGCCAAGGCGGTGTACATCCACACGGCCGACAGCGGACACAAGCAGTCCCAGCAGGACAAAAACTTCCAGGGCTTCGGCCGGTTCGCGACCAGTTCGAAGGGCGAATACTATTTCCGCACCATCAAGCCGGTGGCTTACCCCGGCCGCCCGGCGCCCCACATTCACTTCAAGATCAAGAAGGGCGGCCGCGATCTGCTCACGTCCCAGTTCTTCGTCGAGGGGCACCCGGGGAACGCCCGCGACGGCGTCGTCCGCGGGCTCCGCGACCCGATCGACCGGGAACTGACGATGGCGGTGTTTACACCCGTCAAGGAATCCAAAGTCGGCGAATTGGCGGCCAGCTTCGACATCGTCGTCGGGCGGACGCCCGACGAGGACCGGATGGAAGGCCGCCGGACCTCGAACCGCTAA
- a CDS encoding type II toxin-antitoxin system VapC family toxin, whose protein sequence is MRLLLDTHALLWFLGNDPALSSTARIAIEDPTNHKLVSIVTCWEMSIKAGLKKLGLVEPVAVFLGRELPANGLDLLDISLAHATAVETLPHYHKDPFDRVLIAQARIEGFPIVSVDAAFDPYGVSRIW, encoded by the coding sequence GTGAGGCTTCTGCTCGACACCCACGCGTTGCTCTGGTTTCTGGGAAACGACCCCGCACTGAGTTCGACGGCGCGGATTGCCATCGAAGACCCGACAAACCATAAATTGGTGAGTATCGTTACATGCTGGGAGATGTCGATTAAAGCCGGATTGAAGAAACTGGGCTTGGTCGAGCCGGTTGCGGTGTTCTTGGGACGGGAACTGCCTGCAAATGGCCTCGATCTACTCGACATTTCCCTCGCCCACGCAACGGCGGTAGAAACGTTACCTCATTACCACAAAGATCCTTTCGACAGGGTTCTGATAGCCCAAGCCCGAATCGAAGGCTTCCCGATTGTCAGCGTAGATGCAGCGTTCGATCCGTACGGCGTCAGCCGAATCTGGTGA
- a CDS encoding serine/threonine-protein kinase has protein sequence MNQTNEDIADDPRVLEAAREYLAVLEAGRTPNRDIYLSRHQDLAPALEECFDGIDLAHAVGGGLRPPSPPERTAEPLGDFQILRELGRGGMGVVYEAVQLSLGRRVALKVLPFAAGMDAKHLRRFQTEAHAAAQLHHTNIVPVYAVGCERGVHYYAMQLIDGRPLDVVISGLRGDNGIAGNKVGSTVEFRAASTTPPETPSVAPTISRTTKDRESFRSAALLAVRVAEALEYAHDAGVVHRDIKPANLLLDAKGTVWVTDFGLAHVAADVGMTQTGDVFGTLRYMSPEQAAGRRAEVSILTDVYSLGATLYELLTLEPIFPGQDRQTLLHQILHDDPRAPKAINRSIPDELETIVLKAVAKSPADRYATAGEMAADLRRFLDDRPILARRPTLVDRARMWARRHPAYVNAAAVVAGLTVVGLAASTALVVREMNRTAAALQGEKKRAAEAEQRFDLARRSADEMIRIADEELIDNPMERNLRRRLLDAALAYYQELIELRREDPEGQADLIETRSRVSLIVADLSLMQSAFRHGLLGEQSVQDDLKLTADQKKRVSVVLQDIGAYLRQDGGRARNEDRQANILNEIKAHESAIVRILTPGQNRRLSEIALQVRGCGVFRDPDVVSELHLTRDQRDQLRALDDGPPWGGPPWGGGPPRGPGEDSKGPGGPPPDQQGPPGGRFGDRRHGPPRRDSIAAMNKAVEILTPEQRARWREMTGAPFAGTIDNGRRPGGRPGRPG, from the coding sequence ATGAACCAGACGAACGAAGACATCGCCGACGACCCCCGCGTCCTGGAAGCAGCCCGCGAGTACTTGGCCGTACTCGAAGCCGGGCGGACGCCGAACCGAGACATTTACCTCTCTCGTCACCAGGACCTGGCCCCGGCGCTGGAAGAGTGTTTCGACGGGATTGATCTCGCACACGCGGTTGGCGGCGGGCTCCGGCCGCCGTCCCCGCCTGAACGGACGGCCGAGCCGCTGGGGGATTTCCAGATCCTCCGCGAACTCGGCCGCGGTGGGATGGGTGTGGTGTATGAAGCCGTGCAACTGTCGCTTGGCCGGCGCGTCGCATTGAAGGTTCTTCCGTTCGCCGCGGGGATGGACGCCAAGCACCTGCGGCGGTTCCAGACGGAAGCACACGCGGCCGCCCAGCTGCACCACACGAACATCGTGCCCGTCTACGCCGTCGGCTGCGAACGCGGCGTTCACTATTACGCCATGCAACTCATCGACGGCCGGCCGCTCGATGTCGTGATCTCGGGGCTTCGCGGTGACAACGGGATTGCCGGGAACAAAGTCGGCAGCACGGTCGAATTTCGGGCGGCTTCGACCACACCGCCCGAGACGCCGTCGGTGGCGCCGACCATCAGCCGAACAACGAAGGACCGCGAGAGTTTCCGCTCGGCCGCCTTGCTCGCGGTCCGGGTGGCCGAGGCGCTGGAATACGCCCACGACGCGGGCGTCGTCCACCGGGACATCAAGCCGGCCAACCTGCTGCTCGACGCGAAGGGCACCGTCTGGGTGACCGATTTCGGCCTCGCCCACGTGGCGGCCGACGTGGGGATGACTCAAACGGGCGACGTGTTCGGAACACTCCGGTACATGAGCCCGGAGCAGGCGGCCGGCCGGCGGGCGGAGGTCAGCATTCTGACGGACGTCTACTCGCTCGGAGCGACCCTGTACGAATTGCTAACGCTGGAACCGATCTTCCCCGGCCAGGACCGCCAGACGCTCCTGCACCAGATCCTTCACGACGACCCGCGGGCGCCGAAGGCGATCAACCGGTCGATCCCGGACGAGCTCGAAACGATCGTCCTGAAGGCCGTCGCCAAATCGCCTGCCGATCGGTATGCGACGGCGGGCGAGATGGCGGCCGATCTCCGCCGGTTCCTCGACGACCGGCCGATCCTGGCCCGCCGGCCGACGCTCGTCGACCGCGCCCGGATGTGGGCCCGGCGACACCCCGCCTACGTCAACGCGGCGGCCGTAGTGGCTGGTCTGACCGTCGTTGGATTGGCCGCGTCGACGGCCCTGGTCGTCCGCGAGATGAACCGTACGGCGGCGGCCCTACAGGGCGAGAAAAAGCGGGCGGCCGAGGCCGAGCAGCGGTTCGATCTGGCCCGCCGGTCGGCCGACGAGATGATCCGCATCGCGGACGAGGAGTTGATCGACAACCCGATGGAGCGGAACCTCCGCCGCCGCCTGCTCGACGCCGCCCTGGCGTATTACCAGGAACTGATCGAATTACGGCGGGAAGACCCGGAAGGTCAGGCGGACCTCATCGAGACGCGGAGCCGGGTGAGCCTGATCGTGGCAGACTTGTCTCTCATGCAAAGCGCGTTTCGGCACGGGTTACTCGGTGAGCAGTCCGTACAGGACGATCTGAAGTTGACGGCCGACCAAAAGAAGCGTGTGTCTGTTGTTCTGCAGGATATCGGCGCCTATTTGCGACAGGACGGCGGGCGGGCGCGAAACGAAGACCGCCAGGCCAACATTCTGAACGAGATCAAGGCCCACGAATCGGCCATCGTTCGGATTCTGACTCCGGGCCAGAATCGTCGCCTGAGCGAAATCGCCCTCCAGGTACGTGGGTGCGGAGTCTTTCGCGACCCCGATGTCGTGTCCGAACTACACCTGACCCGCGACCAGCGCGACCAACTTCGGGCGCTCGACGACGGCCCTCCGTGGGGCGGTCCTCCGTGGGGGGGAGGACCGCCGCGGGGACCGGGTGAAGATTCCAAAGGTCCGGGCGGCCCGCCGCCCGACCAACAGGGGCCGCCCGGCGGGCGGTTCGGCGACCGCCGGCACGGTCCGCCCCGGCGCGACTCCATAGCCGCGATGAACAAGGCTGTGGAAATTCTGACGCCCGAACAACGCGCCCGCTGGCGGGAGATGACCGGGGCGCCGTTCGCCGGGACGATCGACAACGGTCGGCGGCCCGGCGGCCGGCCGGGTCGGCCGGGATGA
- a CDS encoding type II toxin-antitoxin system Phd/YefM family antitoxin — protein MSTLNLDDAQAHLREIVAGLQPGEEVVLTDNGQPLAKIVKTLRTSWPCKAGSAAGKILYMAPDFNAPLDEFKEYME, from the coding sequence ATGTCCACACTGAATCTTGACGACGCCCAGGCCCATTTGCGGGAAATCGTGGCCGGGCTACAACCGGGTGAGGAAGTTGTGTTGACTGACAACGGCCAGCCCCTGGCCAAGATTGTCAAGACGTTGCGGACGAGTTGGCCGTGCAAGGCCGGCTCGGCGGCGGGCAAAATCCTCTACATGGCTCCGGACTTTAACGCCCCGCTGGACGAGTTCAAGGAGTACATGGAGTGA
- a CDS encoding type II toxin-antitoxin system VapC family toxin — translation MRLLLDTHTVLWFYLADPQLTAAASAAVTNPANEKWVSPASYWEVAIKISTGKYVISQPFEEFWRNAIDLSAFLILPILPKHAALVAALPYPPNNHRDPFDRLMVAQALTEGMSVVSADPKLDVYGITRIW, via the coding sequence GTGAGATTATTGTTAGATACACACACGGTACTGTGGTTCTATCTGGCTGACCCGCAGCTGACCGCGGCAGCCTCTGCGGCCGTCACGAACCCGGCGAACGAGAAATGGGTGAGCCCGGCAAGTTACTGGGAAGTCGCTATTAAAATCAGTACCGGGAAATACGTCATTTCCCAACCGTTCGAGGAGTTTTGGCGGAACGCCATCGATCTGAGTGCCTTTTTGATCCTCCCGATTCTTCCCAAGCATGCAGCCTTGGTGGCCGCATTGCCGTACCCGCCAAACAACCACCGCGACCCTTTCGACCGGTTGATGGTCGCTCAGGCGTTGACCGAAGGTATGAGTGTCGTGAGTGCCGATCCGAAACTCGATGTGTATGGAATTACTCGCATCTGGTAG
- a CDS encoding arylsulfatase: MRYLILLALVPLGLFAPVGRAAEPVPARPNVVVILSDDMGFSDLGCYGSEIATPNLDALAAGGLRFTQFYNSARCCPTRASLLTGLHPHQAGVGHMLAETGKPGYTGGLNSSCRTIAEVLKPAGYRNYAVGKWHVTRHAAKDGPKDNWPLGRGFDRYYGTIHGAGSFYDPSSLVRDDTMISPFADPSYKPATYYYTDAISEHATRFVGDHAKDHAGKPFFLYVAYTAAHWPMHALPEDVAKYRGKYDTGYEPVRKARFEKAAQLGLIDPKQPLSPQAGNWDAVKDKRWEAAGMEVYAAMIDRMDQGIGKLVAELKRTNQFDNTLILFLQDNGGCAELMGRTGNKEHQNIDRPEKPTFPVMKPEEFAFDGSVPKQTRDGYPVRMGPKAMPGGPDTYVAYGRGWANVSNTPFREYKHWVHEGGISTPLIAHWPKGIAAKGELRKQPGHLIDIAATCVELSGAEYPKTVDGHTITPLEGKSLTAAFADKPLTRDLFWEHEGNRAARSGDWKLVAKGPGAKWELYDIAADRVESTDLATKYPDRVKELAYKWEAWATRAKVIPWISKPDYVPAAD; encoded by the coding sequence ATGCGTTACTTGATTCTTCTCGCCCTCGTACCACTTGGGCTTTTCGCCCCGGTCGGTCGGGCAGCCGAACCCGTCCCGGCGCGGCCGAATGTCGTGGTGATCCTGTCCGACGACATGGGCTTTTCGGACCTCGGCTGTTACGGCAGCGAGATCGCCACGCCGAACCTCGACGCACTCGCAGCTGGCGGCTTGCGCTTCACCCAGTTCTACAACTCCGCCCGCTGCTGCCCGACGCGGGCTAGCCTGCTCACCGGTCTGCATCCCCACCAGGCCGGCGTCGGGCACATGCTCGCGGAAACGGGGAAGCCCGGCTACACGGGCGGGTTGAATTCGTCGTGCCGCACGATCGCGGAAGTGCTGAAGCCGGCCGGTTATCGCAATTACGCGGTCGGCAAATGGCACGTCACCCGGCACGCCGCGAAGGACGGGCCGAAGGATAACTGGCCGCTCGGCCGGGGCTTCGATCGGTACTACGGCACGATCCACGGGGCGGGCAGTTTTTACGACCCGTCGTCGCTCGTTCGGGACGACACGATGATCTCCCCATTCGCCGACCCGTCGTACAAGCCCGCGACCTACTACTACACCGACGCGATCTCCGAACACGCCACCCGCTTCGTCGGCGACCACGCGAAGGACCACGCGGGCAAGCCGTTCTTCCTGTACGTCGCCTACACCGCGGCCCACTGGCCGATGCACGCGTTGCCGGAAGACGTCGCCAAATATCGCGGCAAGTACGACACCGGCTACGAACCCGTCCGCAAGGCCCGCTTCGAGAAGGCGGCCCAACTCGGCCTCATCGACCCGAAACAGCCTCTCTCGCCGCAAGCCGGCAACTGGGACGCCGTCAAGGATAAGCGGTGGGAGGCGGCCGGTATGGAAGTCTACGCGGCGATGATCGATCGCATGGACCAGGGCATCGGGAAGTTGGTCGCGGAATTGAAGCGAACCAACCAGTTCGACAACACGCTCATCCTGTTCCTTCAAGACAACGGCGGGTGCGCCGAGTTGATGGGGCGGACAGGGAACAAGGAACACCAGAACATCGACCGGCCGGAGAAGCCGACGTTCCCGGTCATGAAGCCGGAAGAGTTCGCCTTCGACGGCAGCGTGCCGAAACAGACGCGGGACGGCTATCCCGTGCGGATGGGGCCGAAGGCCATGCCCGGTGGCCCGGACACTTACGTGGCCTACGGCCGCGGGTGGGCGAATGTGTCGAACACGCCATTCCGCGAATACAAGCACTGGGTCCACGAGGGCGGGATCAGCACGCCACTCATCGCCCACTGGCCCAAGGGGATCGCCGCGAAGGGCGAACTGCGGAAACAACCCGGCCACCTGATCGACATCGCCGCCACCTGCGTCGAGCTGTCCGGGGCCGAATACCCGAAGACGGTCGATGGCCACACAATTACCCCACTCGAAGGCAAGAGCCTGACCGCCGCGTTCGCGGACAAGCCGCTGACCCGCGACCTGTTCTGGGAACACGAAGGCAACCGGGCCGCCCGCTCTGGTGACTGGAAACTCGTCGCCAAGGGGCCTGGTGCGAAGTGGGAGCTGTACGACATCGCGGCGGACCGGGTGGAATCGACCGACCTGGCCACGAAGTACCCCGACCGGGTCAAAGAACTCGCCTACAAATGGGAAGCGTGGGCGACCCGCGCGAAGGTCATCCCGTGGATCTCCAAGCCCGACTACGTTCCGGCCGCTGATTAA
- a CDS encoding EF-hand domain-containing protein, which translates to MRIIAGLMFLSGLLLTVSLSEAQPPGGGGGGKGGGGKGGPGGPGGRGGMPQPGQILPSFMQDALKLTDDQKKQLDTLQKDVDTKMDKILTDDQKKQLKDMRNRGPGRGGPGGPGGFGGGGPGGPGGGGPGGGGGPGGGGGKGGPPPKDQ; encoded by the coding sequence ATGCGGATTATTGCTGGCCTGATGTTCCTGAGCGGTCTCTTGCTGACCGTCTCTCTCAGCGAAGCCCAACCGCCGGGTGGCGGCGGTGGTGGCAAGGGTGGCGGCGGTAAGGGCGGCCCGGGCGGCCCAGGTGGTCGGGGCGGCATGCCGCAACCGGGGCAGATTCTCCCGTCGTTTATGCAGGACGCCCTGAAACTGACCGACGACCAGAAGAAGCAACTCGACACGCTTCAGAAAGACGTCGACACCAAAATGGACAAGATTTTGACCGACGACCAGAAGAAGCAACTCAAGGACATGCGGAACCGCGGCCCGGGTCGCGGCGGCCCGGGTGGTCCTGGCGGCTTCGGTGGTGGCGGTCCAGGAGGTCCGGGCGGTGGTGGCCCTGGCGGTGGCGGTGGTCCGGGTGGCGGTGGCGGGAAAGGTGGTCCGCCGCCGAAAGACCAATAA